One Clostridium estertheticum DNA segment encodes these proteins:
- a CDS encoding cation-translocating P-type ATPase: MNIFYTQTSEGVMKTLRVTEKGLTDLEINNKREEQGFNELTEGAKKSHLQIFLEQFKDFLVLILIAAAIISAFLGKFESTLVIIVVVVINAVLGTVQHIKAEQSLKSLKALSSPTAKVLRNGNKLEIPSRELLVGDILYLDAGDYVSADGRIIENYSLQINESSLTGESESVLKTTNIIKEVNVAIGDRKNMVFSGSLATYGRALILVTAIGMKTELGKIANLLETAKEKKTPLQVNLDNFGKKLAFVILVISALIFALNVYRGNAIIESFMFAISLAVAAIPEALSSIVTIVLALGTQKMSRENAIVRKLHAVESLGSISVLCSDKTGTLTQNKMTVQKIYVDKKIHSHDGLDHDKLLEKNLVLMALLCNDAVTIENKEIGDPTEVALVNLGEIYDLDELDIRKVYPRTSEVPFNSDRKLMSTANKFKDKTTMITKGALDVLLLKAIKIATSSGVKILTENDKKEIERVNKEFSESGLRVLAFAYKEIEEGKSIATEDENDLIFVGLISMMDPPRIESAKAVSDCIKAGIKPVMITGDHKITASAIAKQIGILNNESEAMEGYELDSLSDEDLKIVVENISVYARVSPEHKIRIIRAWQKRGNVVAMTGDGVNDAPALKQADIGIAMGITGTEVAKDAASIVLMDDNFSTIVKSISNGRSIYSNIKNSIKFLLSGNTAGILSVLYASLIALPIPFAPVHLLFINLVTDSLPAIAIGLEPHNKDIMSDKPRNINSPILNKSFALEVLIEGLLIAIGTMLAFHIGLSTGDTVVASTMAFATLCFSRLLHGFNSRSKQSIFKIGVFSNSYLWIATILGSLLLELVLRFKPLMGVFEVAALTLNQHAIVYGLSFMPLILIQVYKLLFVKANK, encoded by the coding sequence ATGAACATATTTTATACTCAAACATCTGAAGGAGTGATGAAAACTCTGAGGGTTACAGAAAAAGGACTAACTGATCTTGAAATAAATAATAAGAGAGAAGAGCAGGGCTTTAATGAATTAACTGAAGGTGCTAAAAAAAGCCACCTACAGATATTTTTAGAACAATTTAAGGATTTTTTAGTACTAATACTTATAGCTGCAGCAATTATATCAGCCTTCCTTGGAAAGTTTGAGAGTACACTTGTTATAATTGTAGTTGTTGTTATAAATGCGGTCCTTGGAACTGTTCAGCACATTAAAGCGGAACAATCTTTGAAAAGCCTTAAAGCTCTTTCCTCACCTACAGCCAAGGTTTTAAGGAATGGTAACAAGCTAGAAATTCCTTCAAGGGAATTGTTAGTTGGAGATATCTTATATTTAGATGCAGGAGACTATGTAAGTGCTGATGGAAGAATAATTGAAAACTACAGTCTTCAGATAAATGAAAGTTCACTCACAGGTGAATCAGAAAGTGTACTAAAAACAACAAATATAATAAAAGAGGTCAATGTAGCAATTGGTGATAGAAAAAACATGGTGTTTTCTGGAAGCCTTGCAACCTATGGAAGGGCTCTAATTCTAGTTACGGCTATTGGAATGAAAACAGAACTCGGTAAAATAGCTAACCTCTTAGAAACTGCAAAAGAAAAGAAGACTCCCTTACAAGTCAATTTGGACAACTTCGGTAAAAAACTAGCCTTTGTTATCCTCGTAATATCTGCACTTATTTTCGCCCTTAATGTTTATAGGGGAAATGCAATTATTGAATCCTTTATGTTTGCTATATCCCTTGCTGTTGCAGCAATACCTGAGGCATTGAGTTCTATAGTAACAATAGTTCTTGCCCTCGGAACCCAAAAGATGTCTCGTGAAAATGCTATAGTAAGAAAGCTTCATGCTGTTGAAAGTCTAGGAAGTATTTCAGTACTATGCTCTGATAAAACGGGAACGCTGACTCAGAATAAAATGACTGTACAAAAGATATATGTTGATAAAAAAATACACTCCCATGATGGACTTGACCATGACAAGCTTTTAGAAAAGAATCTTGTACTAATGGCGCTATTGTGTAATGATGCTGTAACTATTGAAAACAAAGAGATTGGAGATCCAACTGAGGTTGCACTTGTAAACCTAGGTGAAATATATGATTTGGATGAACTTGACATCAGAAAGGTCTATCCAAGAACTTCTGAAGTACCCTTTAATTCTGATAGAAAGCTAATGAGTACGGCGAATAAATTCAAAGACAAAACTACTATGATAACCAAGGGTGCACTTGATGTACTTTTATTAAAAGCGATAAAAATAGCTACATCAAGCGGAGTTAAAATCTTGACTGAAAATGATAAAAAGGAGATTGAAAGAGTAAACAAGGAGTTTTCTGAAAGTGGTCTAAGAGTTTTAGCCTTTGCTTATAAAGAAATAGAAGAAGGAAAATCAATAGCTACTGAGGATGAAAATGACTTAATATTTGTGGGGCTCATTTCCATGATGGATCCACCAAGAATAGAATCTGCTAAAGCAGTATCAGACTGTATTAAGGCTGGTATTAAACCAGTAATGATAACTGGCGATCACAAGATAACCGCTTCTGCCATTGCCAAACAAATAGGTATACTAAATAATGAATCTGAAGCTATGGAAGGATACGAGCTTGACTCATTAAGTGATGAAGATCTTAAAATCGTGGTAGAGAATATTTCTGTATACGCTAGAGTATCCCCTGAACACAAGATAAGAATAATAAGAGCATGGCAGAAAAGAGGCAATGTAGTTGCAATGACCGGGGATGGTGTAAATGATGCACCTGCATTAAAGCAAGCAGACATTGGTATAGCTATGGGAATAACTGGTACCGAGGTTGCTAAAGATGCTGCTTCAATAGTGCTTATGGATGATAATTTTTCAACCATAGTAAAGTCAATTTCCAATGGCAGAAGTATATATTCAAATATAAAAAACTCCATTAAATTCTTATTATCAGGAAATACTGCAGGTATATTATCAGTACTTTATGCTTCACTTATAGCACTTCCAATACCTTTTGCACCAGTTCACCTTCTATTTATCAACCTAGTTACAGATAGTCTTCCAGCTATTGCAATAGGACTTGAGCCTCATAATAAGGATATAATGAGTGATAAGCCTAGAAACATAAACTCACCTATACTAAATAAATCCTTTGCACTAGAAGTACTAATTGAAGGATTGCTTATTGCCATAGGTACAATGCTAGCCTTCCATATAGGATTATCAACCGGCGATACTGTGGTTGCAAGCACCATGGCATTTGCAACACTGTGTTTCTCAAGACTGCTCCATGGATTTAATTCTAGGTCAAAACAATCCATATTTAAAATAGGAGTTTTCTCAAATAGCTACTTATGGATTGCCACCATATTAGGTTCTTTACTTTTAGAATTAGTTTTAAGATTTAAGCCACTTATGGGAGTTTTTGAAGTAGCTGCATTAACTTTAAATCAGCATGCTATAGTATATGGACTTTCATTTATGCCTCTAATTCTGATTCAAGTATATAAACTATTATTTGTAAAAGCTAATAAGTAA
- the gltX gene encoding glutamate--tRNA ligase: MDYLKLADLLLPSIDKTPEYYTNLYPERNLKEGAMVTRYAPSPTGFQHLGGVFAALISERVAHQSEGIFYFRVEDTDKKREVVGAIEDSTNTLRDFGIYFDEGVVDSNSEKGAYGPYKQSDRMEIYHTFVKDLIKKGLAYPCFCTEEELNSTREIQQEQKINTGYHGKWAIHRNATFDVINEELSKGKPFVIRLKSPGDPDKRVICNDLIKGNISMPENDQDIVILKTNGLPTYHFAHAVDDYLMRTTHVIRGEEWFSSLPIHLQLFEMLGCKAPNYAHIPTIMKMDGTSKRKLSKRKDPEIRVDYYKSEGYPLISVTEYLVNLVNSNFQEWRSANVDEPCTNFTIILENMSKSGALFDILKLNDMSKDIIAAMSAGTVYDLYLAWAKENDTAIADILTKNEDYTKQIFNIERENEKPRKDFVKWLDVKEHIEYFFDDFYKNSISAGTNFPEHIPNEDVKIILADYIAIYNHSDDADTWFSRVKELSEKLGYAKNGRVYKKNPELYKGLVSDVAAVIRVALTNRTQTQDLYEVMQVMGEKRVIGRLSQDFA, translated from the coding sequence ATGGATTATTTAAAACTAGCAGATTTACTACTTCCAAGCATAGACAAAACTCCAGAATATTATACTAATCTCTACCCTGAAAGAAACCTTAAAGAAGGTGCTATGGTTACAAGATATGCACCTAGTCCAACTGGTTTTCAGCATCTTGGAGGGGTATTCGCGGCACTTATATCTGAGAGAGTGGCTCATCAAAGTGAAGGAATATTCTATTTTAGGGTAGAAGACACAGATAAAAAAAGAGAGGTAGTTGGTGCCATTGAAGATAGTACTAACACCTTACGAGATTTCGGAATCTATTTTGATGAAGGGGTTGTGGATTCTAATAGTGAAAAAGGTGCTTATGGGCCTTATAAGCAAAGCGATAGAATGGAAATATATCATACCTTCGTAAAGGATTTGATAAAAAAAGGCTTAGCTTATCCCTGCTTTTGCACTGAAGAAGAATTAAATAGCACAAGGGAGATTCAACAAGAGCAAAAAATCAATACAGGGTATCATGGAAAATGGGCTATTCACAGAAATGCTACTTTTGATGTAATTAATGAGGAGCTATCAAAAGGCAAACCTTTTGTTATAAGACTTAAATCTCCTGGCGATCCAGATAAAAGAGTAATTTGTAATGATTTAATTAAAGGCAATATAAGTATGCCAGAAAATGATCAAGATATTGTAATACTTAAAACGAATGGTCTTCCAACCTACCATTTTGCTCATGCTGTAGATGACTATTTAATGAGAACAACCCATGTAATACGTGGTGAAGAGTGGTTTTCTTCTCTTCCTATACATTTACAATTATTTGAAATGTTAGGCTGCAAAGCTCCAAACTATGCTCATATACCTACAATAATGAAAATGGATGGAACATCAAAACGTAAACTTAGTAAAAGAAAAGACCCAGAAATCCGCGTAGATTATTATAAATCTGAGGGGTATCCTCTTATATCTGTAACTGAGTATCTTGTAAATTTGGTTAACTCTAATTTTCAAGAATGGAGATCCGCAAACGTTGATGAGCCTTGTACAAACTTTACTATTATCCTTGAAAATATGAGCAAAAGTGGTGCATTATTTGATATTTTAAAACTTAACGATATGAGTAAAGATATTATAGCCGCTATGAGTGCAGGCACAGTCTATGATTTATACCTTGCTTGGGCTAAAGAAAATGATACTGCAATTGCTGATATACTTACCAAGAATGAGGATTATACAAAGCAAATATTTAATATTGAAAGAGAAAATGAAAAACCAAGAAAAGATTTCGTAAAATGGCTAGATGTAAAAGAACATATTGAATATTTCTTTGATGATTTTTATAAAAATAGTATTAGTGCTGGCACTAATTTCCCTGAGCATATACCAAATGAAGATGTGAAAATAATTCTTGCAGACTATATAGCTATTTATAATCATAGTGATGATGCAGATACTTGGTTTTCACGTGTTAAAGAGCTTTCTGAAAAACTTGGATATGCAAAAAACGGAAGAGTTTATAAAAAGAATCCCGAATTATATAAAGGGTTAGTTTCTGATGTTGCAGCAGTTATCAGAGTGGCCTTAACTAATAGAACACAAACTCAGGATTTATATGAAGTAATGCAGGTTATGGGCGAAAAACGTGTTATTGGAAGATTAAGTCAAGATTTTGCTTAG